The Bacteroidales bacterium genome includes a region encoding these proteins:
- the lptC gene encoding LPS export ABC transporter periplasmic protein LptC, with the protein MKRKDAFASKTLPVIVVLLMIIMFSCGKDNKEVIEAFADPNEVPTIYSKDVSTLISDSGVTRYRVVAPDWYMYENSETPRWYFPRGIYLETFDDDYNVAAFLEGDTAIFYKNQRLWEIRGDVKMANTNDERFFTEQLFWSQDAKKIYSDTIIHIERGDRIIEGLGFESNQNMTRYKILKTTGIFPIEDMRRKDTTTTDALDTLKQESAVKN; encoded by the coding sequence ATGAAAAGAAAAGATGCTTTCGCTTCAAAAACCTTACCAGTAATTGTTGTCTTACTGATGATTATTATGTTTAGTTGTGGTAAAGACAATAAAGAGGTAATAGAGGCTTTTGCCGATCCAAACGAAGTTCCTACCATATATAGCAAAGATGTATCAACACTTATATCCGATTCAGGAGTAACACGTTACAGGGTAGTTGCTCCCGATTGGTATATGTATGAAAACTCTGAAACACCTCGCTGGTATTTTCCACGAGGCATATATTTAGAGACCTTTGATGATGACTACAACGTAGCCGCATTCTTAGAGGGAGATACAGCCATATTTTACAAGAACCAGAGGCTGTGGGAGATACGAGGTGATGTCAAGATGGCAAACACCAACGATGAACGCTTTTTTACAGAGCAACTCTTTTGGAGTCAGGATGCAAAAAAGATATACTCCGATACCATAATACACATTGAACGAGGAGATAGAATCATAGAGGGATTGGGCTTTGAGTCCAATCAAAATATGACTCGATACAAGATATTAAAAACCACAGGAATATTCCCAATTGAGGATATGCGAAGAAAAGATACAACCACAACCGATGCTTTAGATACCCTGAAACAAGAGAGTGCGGTAAAAAACTGA